In Aminobacterium sp. MB27-C1, a single genomic region encodes these proteins:
- the speE gene encoding polyamine aminopropyltransferase codes for MERRAKRFNELWVTEEQTPNMKLSLRINQVLVNKKSEYQDITLVETMEYGRMLILDGAIQIAERDEFCYSEMMAHTVLCAHPDPKRVLIVGGGDGGVLREVLRHKNVEKATMIDIDKDVIDAAKKYLPTLSCAMDDPRADVRSMDALAYIRSVSNEFDVAIVDSTDPVEFAAGLFEANFYEDVKNALKEDGMMLAQTESPFSDANVMTGAYTEMKKVYPVVSVCWGAMPTYPTGMWTYTIGSKKLDPSVPRSAIPEGTKYYTEDIHRSAFTLPPFLKNLLDNA; via the coding sequence TTGGAACGTCGAGCTAAAAGATTCAACGAGCTCTGGGTTACAGAGGAACAAACCCCCAATATGAAGCTCAGTCTTCGTATTAATCAAGTTCTTGTCAATAAGAAATCTGAGTATCAGGATATTACTCTCGTTGAGACTATGGAATACGGCCGCATGCTTATTCTTGATGGTGCAATACAAATTGCCGAACGAGATGAGTTTTGTTACTCGGAAATGATGGCACACACTGTTCTCTGCGCTCATCCAGACCCCAAACGAGTACTTATTGTTGGTGGAGGTGATGGCGGAGTTCTGCGAGAGGTATTACGTCATAAAAATGTCGAAAAAGCAACAATGATCGACATTGATAAAGACGTCATTGATGCAGCGAAAAAATATCTCCCGACACTGAGTTGTGCTATGGACGACCCAAGGGCAGATGTTCGAAGCATGGATGCTTTGGCCTATATTCGTTCAGTTTCTAACGAATTTGACGTAGCCATAGTTGATAGTACGGACCCAGTTGAATTCGCCGCAGGACTCTTTGAAGCTAATTTCTATGAAGATGTAAAGAATGCTCTGAAAGAAGACGGCATGATGTTAGCTCAGACCGAATCTCCTTTTTCCGATGCTAATGTTATGACAGGAGCTTACACGGAGATGAAAAAAGTCTACCCAGTCGTTTCTGTTTGTTGGGGGGCTATGCCCACTTACCCCACTGGGATGTGGACATATACTATAGGTTCTAAAAAACTAGATCCGTCTGTTCCCCGAAGCGCTATTCCAGAAGGAACGAAATATTATACAGAAGATATACATAGGTCCGCTTTTACATTGCCACCCTTCTTGAAAAATCTTCTCGATAACGCGTAA
- a CDS encoding sodium-dependent transporter — MESSSKPREGFSSGLAVFFAALGSAVGLGNIWKFPYLTGSNGGGAFLFVYFICILFVGIPVLLCEWYIGRRTRRNAIGAFETLKPGTPWKGIGFMGVLSAYLIMFYYTCVAGWVYFYCFKAFTGAFAAVTASSAGELFGQVIGVGTAGQSFFSKEVLSPIFWQVIVLCVVGTGISMGVRAGIERITKTLMPLLFILIIICDIRALTLPGAGQGIHFLFHVDFSKITPAVMLSALGLAFFKLSLAMGIMITYGSYFTEDVHMFKTAGKVALSDTLVSMLAGLAIFPTVFSFGMEPTAGPGLLFMTIPLVFSKMPLGTLLLAAFFLLTSFAATTALLSLMEVPVAFWSEEFNVSRKKATFLNCLFIGLVGITATLSVDSSSLLGGIKFFGDGFFDFYDHLSANIIMPLGGFLIAVFVGYFIKKDDIQYELSNHGTLCNESYISFFSFVVRYVSPALLIIIFLNTIGVIAF; from the coding sequence GTGGAAAGTTCGTCAAAACCCAGAGAAGGTTTTTCGTCTGGGTTAGCTGTTTTTTTTGCAGCTTTAGGTTCTGCTGTAGGGTTAGGTAATATCTGGAAATTTCCATATTTGACTGGTTCAAATGGTGGAGGGGCTTTTTTATTCGTTTATTTTATATGTATTTTGTTTGTAGGGATACCTGTTTTACTCTGTGAATGGTATATAGGTCGTCGTACTCGTCGAAATGCTATTGGTGCTTTTGAGACGTTAAAACCTGGAACTCCATGGAAAGGTATCGGTTTTATGGGGGTCTTATCCGCATATCTTATTATGTTTTACTATACATGTGTTGCGGGGTGGGTTTACTTTTACTGCTTTAAGGCATTTACGGGGGCTTTTGCCGCAGTAACAGCAAGTAGTGCAGGGGAGCTTTTCGGTCAGGTTATTGGAGTTGGGACAGCAGGTCAGTCTTTCTTCTCCAAAGAAGTGCTTTCGCCGATTTTTTGGCAGGTTATAGTCCTTTGTGTTGTGGGCACAGGTATTTCCATGGGTGTTCGAGCTGGAATTGAACGAATTACCAAAACACTCATGCCTCTACTCTTCATCCTCATCATTATTTGTGATATTAGAGCTCTTACATTACCTGGAGCAGGCCAGGGTATTCATTTCTTATTCCATGTAGACTTTTCGAAAATTACACCAGCAGTTATGTTAAGTGCTTTAGGACTTGCTTTCTTCAAACTGTCTCTTGCTATGGGAATTATGATTACGTATGGTTCATACTTCACAGAAGATGTTCACATGTTTAAAACGGCCGGGAAAGTTGCTCTTTCTGATACTCTTGTTTCGATGTTAGCCGGATTGGCCATATTCCCAACAGTCTTTTCTTTTGGCATGGAGCCCACAGCGGGGCCTGGTTTGCTTTTCATGACCATTCCTTTGGTCTTTTCCAAAATGCCTTTGGGAACACTGCTTCTTGCGGCTTTCTTTTTGCTCACATCTTTTGCAGCAACGACAGCGTTGCTTTCTTTGATGGAAGTCCCCGTTGCTTTTTGGTCTGAAGAGTTTAATGTGTCAAGGAAGAAAGCAACATTTCTCAATTGCCTTTTTATCGGTCTTGTTGGAATCACAGCAACTCTGTCTGTTGATAGTTCCAGCCTTTTAGGTGGCATTAAATTCTTTGGAGATGGGTTCTTTGATTTTTATGATCATCTTTCCGCTAATATAATTATGCCGCTCGGAGGTTTTTTAATAGCTGTTTTTGTTGGTTACTTTATAAAGAAAGACGATATTCAGTACGAATTATCCAATCATGGAACATTATGTAACGAGTCATATATTTCCTTTTTCTCTTTCGTTGTTCGTTATGTTTCACCTGCACTTCTTATCATCATTTTCTTGAACACGATCGGTGTCATTGCTTTTTAG
- a CDS encoding MotA/TolQ/ExbB proton channel family protein → MEIMRAGGPIMWIIFFLSIIALAVFVERLFFFRRSSTDPEKLELSLCKALYENNAEQATKIVRSGDSSLHRLFIAAVTHWQVDTEAFKLLLEQQIRRELFRWLKGLSLLATISRVAPLLGLLGTVLGMVQIFRDLPQANQAPMIALSGGIWQALLTTVAGLSIAVPTVLAYTYLSAKIDDQEETLYRGADFLIREKLMGTTDPSLYKQGE, encoded by the coding sequence ATGGAAATAATGAGAGCCGGCGGCCCAATTATGTGGATTATATTTTTCCTCTCTATTATTGCTCTTGCTGTTTTTGTAGAACGACTTTTCTTTTTCCGGCGATCATCGACTGATCCCGAAAAACTTGAACTTTCTCTTTGTAAGGCTCTCTATGAAAATAATGCAGAACAGGCCACTAAAATTGTGCGCTCAGGAGATTCGTCTCTTCATCGTCTCTTTATAGCAGCCGTAACACACTGGCAAGTAGATACGGAAGCTTTTAAACTTTTGCTCGAACAGCAAATAAGAAGAGAACTCTTTCGATGGCTTAAAGGTCTCTCTCTTCTGGCAACGATTTCACGAGTAGCACCACTACTGGGATTACTGGGGACTGTTCTTGGCATGGTTCAAATCTTTCGAGACTTGCCCCAAGCAAATCAGGCTCCCATGATCGCTCTTTCAGGAGGAATTTGGCAAGCACTTTTAACGACTGTTGCGGGATTAAGTATCGCTGTACCTACTGTGTTAGCCTACACCTACCTTTCTGCAAAAATTGACGACCAGGAAGAGACCCTTTATCGCGGCGCTGACTTTTTGATTCGCGAAAAGCTAATGGGAACAACTGATCCGTCTTTATATAAACAAGGTGAGTAA
- a CDS encoding biopolymer transporter ExbD, which produces MALRPTRKHLPEIDITPLIDILFILIIFFVLTTSFGQSQLQVQLPEGKADALRSEEAIYVTLQIDGSLLWDKIPVSEEELAIKIMEAEKSNTLVLLAADRNVPYGKVATLLSRLHEKGLGQISLALQEE; this is translated from the coding sequence ATGGCATTACGCCCAACAAGAAAACATTTGCCAGAAATAGACATTACACCACTAATTGATATCTTATTTATCTTGATCATTTTTTTTGTTTTGACCACCTCTTTTGGTCAAAGTCAGCTGCAAGTGCAACTTCCAGAAGGGAAAGCCGATGCCTTGCGATCAGAAGAAGCTATATATGTTACTCTTCAAATAGATGGATCTCTCCTTTGGGATAAGATTCCAGTATCAGAAGAAGAGCTTGCAATCAAAATAATGGAAGCGGAAAAAAGTAACACGCTTGTACTGCTTGCTGCAGACCGAAACGTTCCTTATGGAAAAGTTGCCACTCTCTTAAGCCGCCTTCACGAAAAGGGACTTGGGCAAATATCTCTTGCTCTTCAGGAGGAATAA
- a CDS encoding energy transducer TonB has translation MKHFRRPFLLSLIFHVFILLCLSTLPHEAKTNIAAPKVMTLRLVSLSSEGKGTSASSPVPQKEKGENAQTEKKKEVPVTKKKDTTPKKKEAPEPKTFSKTRKNNKVLTEDKQSTQEGNMQSTNISTKSSTTSFSELSGGNSGHARKQANTLFDVSSLVVKRKVHPQYPLLSRRKGEEGKIICIADVENGKVVAVNTEQSSGFNRLDRAATQALKAWLFEESFTGKVRVPISFSFKE, from the coding sequence ATGAAACACTTTAGGCGTCCTTTTCTTTTAAGCCTTATCTTTCATGTCTTTATATTGCTATGTCTTTCTACACTACCCCACGAAGCAAAAACTAATATCGCTGCTCCCAAAGTAATGACTCTTCGTCTTGTCTCTCTTTCCTCTGAGGGGAAAGGCACATCAGCTTCATCTCCTGTTCCACAAAAAGAAAAGGGTGAAAACGCACAAACAGAAAAGAAAAAAGAGGTTCCAGTCACAAAGAAAAAAGATACCACACCGAAAAAAAAAGAGGCACCTGAACCTAAAACTTTCTCTAAAACCCGCAAAAATAACAAAGTATTGACCGAAGACAAGCAAAGTACGCAAGAAGGGAACATGCAGAGTACCAATATATCAACAAAATCTTCAACAACTTCTTTTAGTGAGCTATCTGGCGGAAACTCTGGACATGCTAGAAAACAAGCAAATACACTTTTCGATGTTTCTTCCCTTGTGGTGAAAAGGAAGGTTCACCCCCAATATCCTCTTTTAAGCCGTCGCAAAGGAGAAGAGGGGAAAATTATCTGCATAGCAGACGTTGAGAATGGGAAAGTTGTAGCGGTAAACACTGAACAAAGCAGCGGTTTTAATCGGTTGGACCGTGCCGCCACTCAGGCCCTTAAAGCATGGCTTTTTGAAGAGAGTTTTACAGGAAAAGTTAGAGTACCTATATCATTTTCTTTTAAGGAATAA
- a CDS encoding ABC transporter ATP-binding protein — MKQKSFLLSAENLSIGYGKGGKRRIVAQNLSATLYEGELVCLVGPNGAGKTTLLKTLAGTQKPLAGKSKAMETEISTLTPIKRAQTLSFVLSGRPFVQGFTVFELASLGRYPYTNWRGELQESDKKTVLQALSDVKVQHLMERDFSELSDGESQRVLIARALAQDTPILLLDEPTAFLDLPRKVELLSLLRQYAWEKRKGVLMSLHDIDLALRFADRLWVMNPSGSFVVGTPEDLALSGVIGEVFSTDTIHFSEDTGEWKLKENLGARVCVEGDTIPSFWTSRALQRKGYTLVSVSQGSCTLIEIEVSSNSIHWSITFPSGEKIIAPSIEDVLFALSRSF; from the coding sequence ATGAAGCAAAAATCGTTTCTTCTTTCTGCAGAGAATCTTTCTATAGGATATGGAAAAGGTGGAAAAAGGCGAATTGTAGCCCAGAACCTTTCTGCGACTCTTTATGAAGGAGAGCTTGTCTGTCTTGTCGGTCCAAATGGAGCTGGTAAAACAACACTCCTAAAAACTCTTGCTGGAACTCAAAAACCTCTTGCAGGAAAGAGTAAAGCGATGGAAACTGAGATTTCGACTCTTACTCCTATCAAGCGAGCACAAACATTAAGTTTTGTTTTGTCTGGCCGACCTTTTGTACAGGGCTTTACCGTTTTTGAGCTTGCATCTTTAGGGCGTTACCCCTATACAAATTGGAGAGGAGAGCTTCAAGAGAGTGACAAGAAAACTGTTCTTCAGGCACTTTCAGATGTTAAGGTTCAACATCTGATGGAACGAGATTTTTCCGAGCTGAGTGATGGTGAAAGTCAGCGGGTGCTCATTGCCCGAGCCCTTGCCCAGGACACACCAATTTTACTGCTTGATGAACCGACGGCTTTTCTCGATTTACCTCGGAAAGTAGAGCTTCTCTCTCTCTTACGTCAATACGCTTGGGAAAAACGTAAGGGGGTTCTCATGTCGTTGCATGATATAGATTTGGCCTTGCGTTTTGCAGATCGCCTGTGGGTAATGAATCCGAGTGGCTCCTTTGTTGTAGGAACGCCGGAAGATTTGGCTCTTTCTGGTGTGATCGGAGAGGTTTTTTCTACCGATACAATCCATTTTTCAGAAGATACAGGAGAGTGGAAACTCAAAGAGAACTTGGGGGCTAGGGTCTGTGTTGAAGGAGATACCATTCCTAGTTTTTGGACAAGCAGAGCTTTGCAGAGGAAGGGATATACTCTCGTTTCTGTAAGTCAAGGGAGCTGTACCTTAATAGAAATTGAAGTTTCATCAAATTCTATTCATTGGTCGATTACTTTCCCTTCAGGGGAGAAGATCATAGCTCCTTCTATTGAAGACGTGCTTTTTGCTTTATCTCGTTCTTTTTAA
- a CDS encoding iron ABC transporter permease has translation MKRSSFVSIFFLSVFFTGCIVAILSLSLGSVSIPLRDVIRVLLGDGGVENGWKIILFELRLPRICTSLVAGGALSVAGLGMQTLFQNPLAGPFVLGINAGASLGVALATLLAGSLASLGLATSSWLGSTVVLIVMMGVAGKVKNNTTLLILGLMIGYGVSAFVNVLIHFSSPERIQQFIVWSFGSFSSVSWRQLLFLVPAACVGFCAMLFFAKQLNALLLGEAYASTMGVSVYRVRLALIVITSLLAGSVTAFCGPVAFLGVAVPHLCRQALKTGDHRILIPACALSGGVLALTADFVAHMPGSAMVLPLNAVTSLVGAPVVIWIVLRSRRGGNVS, from the coding sequence ATGAAACGTTCGTCTTTTGTTTCTATCTTTTTTTTAAGTGTCTTCTTTACAGGTTGTATTGTTGCTATTCTCTCTCTTTCCTTAGGATCTGTATCCATCCCCCTACGAGATGTCATTCGCGTACTTTTGGGGGATGGAGGAGTGGAAAATGGGTGGAAAATAATTCTTTTTGAGTTGCGTCTGCCCCGAATTTGCACATCATTAGTAGCTGGAGGAGCTCTTTCTGTTGCCGGTCTTGGAATGCAGACTCTTTTTCAAAATCCTCTCGCAGGGCCTTTTGTTTTGGGCATTAACGCAGGTGCCAGTCTAGGCGTTGCCTTGGCAACGCTTTTAGCGGGAAGTTTGGCAAGTTTAGGACTCGCAACTTCCTCGTGGCTGGGAAGCACTGTCGTTCTTATTGTGATGATGGGAGTGGCGGGCAAAGTAAAAAACAATACAACCCTTTTGATACTGGGACTTATGATTGGGTATGGAGTGAGCGCTTTTGTGAACGTTTTAATTCACTTTAGTTCTCCAGAACGAATTCAACAATTTATAGTTTGGAGTTTTGGCAGCTTCTCTTCTGTAAGTTGGCGTCAGCTTTTATTTCTTGTCCCGGCAGCATGTGTCGGATTTTGTGCCATGCTTTTCTTTGCCAAACAGCTTAATGCCCTCCTTTTAGGGGAAGCGTATGCCTCTACTATGGGAGTTTCTGTATATAGAGTACGCCTGGCTTTAATTGTAATAACGTCTCTTTTGGCTGGAAGTGTTACTGCTTTTTGCGGTCCTGTCGCTTTCCTCGGGGTTGCTGTTCCTCATTTATGTCGCCAAGCTTTGAAGACAGGAGACCACCGTATTTTAATTCCAGCATGTGCTTTATCAGGTGGCGTTCTCGCCCTTACAGCTGATTTTGTAGCTCATATGCCAGGAAGCGCGATGGTCTTGCCTCTTAATGCAGTTACGTCTCTTGTAGGGGCTCCCGTAGTGATATGGATAGTGCTTCGAAGTCGCCGTGGAGGAAATGTATCATGA
- a CDS encoding ABC transporter substrate-binding protein, with protein MIKTIKQLLFIVVLLLFSCATVSCAEFSQVELDYARGFNVEEGNGYYVVTVYRPWGDSVEPESYLLIDRDKPIPLEYKNLHVIKIPVERIVTASMTMLPFIEKLAPQEALVAVGGKRYVYSEKIRNMDLPDVASDAGSGLRLDIEKLLALQPDVVFIYTYTAAEKESVDRLRKLGIPIVIASDYLEETPLGVAEWIKFVSLFLGKEKEAQSFFSEIAESYISLKSLASQSSDRPTVMVNAAIGGTWYVSGGQSWPAHLIRDAGACYLWSEVEKRGSVPIDFEKVVERALNSNFWINTSTWQSLAEGENEDSRYTIFRPFKEERVYNNNARVTSEGANDYYQQGIMRPDLILKDLISIFHPDLLPTHSLYFYRHLEERSFP; from the coding sequence ATGATAAAAACTATAAAACAATTGTTGTTCATAGTGGTATTGCTTTTATTTTCTTGCGCTACTGTGTCGTGTGCAGAGTTTTCTCAAGTTGAATTAGATTATGCACGTGGTTTTAATGTAGAAGAAGGTAATGGTTATTATGTTGTTACTGTATATCGTCCCTGGGGAGATTCTGTTGAACCTGAATCGTATCTATTGATAGATCGCGATAAGCCGATTCCCTTAGAGTATAAGAATCTACACGTTATAAAAATTCCAGTAGAGCGAATTGTTACTGCATCAATGACGATGCTCCCCTTTATAGAAAAGCTTGCCCCTCAAGAAGCTCTTGTTGCTGTCGGTGGTAAACGTTATGTTTATTCAGAGAAAATACGAAATATGGATCTTCCTGATGTGGCGTCAGATGCAGGATCTGGTTTGCGTCTTGATATAGAAAAACTTTTAGCTCTTCAGCCTGACGTTGTTTTTATCTATACATATACAGCAGCAGAAAAAGAATCGGTTGATCGCTTGAGAAAATTAGGAATACCGATTGTTATTGCTTCTGATTATTTGGAAGAAACACCTCTTGGGGTGGCAGAGTGGATTAAATTTGTCTCTCTTTTTCTGGGAAAAGAAAAAGAAGCTCAATCTTTCTTCTCAGAAATTGCCGAGAGTTATATATCGTTAAAATCCCTTGCAAGCCAGAGTTCTGATAGGCCGACTGTCATGGTTAATGCAGCCATAGGTGGAACGTGGTATGTTTCTGGAGGTCAAAGCTGGCCGGCTCATCTTATTCGAGATGCTGGAGCATGCTATCTTTGGTCTGAAGTCGAGAAGAGAGGAAGTGTTCCTATCGATTTTGAAAAGGTGGTGGAGAGGGCTCTGAATAGCAATTTCTGGATAAATACTTCTACATGGCAAAGTCTTGCCGAAGGCGAGAATGAAGATTCTCGTTATACGATATTTCGCCCTTTTAAAGAAGAAAGGGTATATAACAATAATGCACGAGTTACATCTGAAGGAGCAAATGACTACTACCAACAAGGTATAATGCGCCCCGATTTAATTCTAAAAGATCTAATTTCTATTTTCCATCCAGATCTTTTACCAACTCATAGCCTCTATTTTTATCGCCATTTAGAGGAGCGTTCTTTCCCATGA
- a CDS encoding TonB-dependent siderophore receptor, translating into MIHNRKLIVWCMVMLLVSFATAAGAEQVYTVPEETVTGSRLATSLEEVPAPTYVITQEQIERSGSRDLATILEQNVPGMYVKQKSGFSNSSQVTIRGYVTEILVLVDGVPYYRSSHAAGAASVDFRNFPITNIERIEVVKGAGSAIYGSMAAGGVINIITKKATQGGTIEGEIGSNDWRRYYVRGEGSGEGLNAGIWYSHKEEGAHRLLKDTFSNKDFNALKYKEDAYGLNLSGKNWFFKSEIGEYKNDYETPGWLTPIEMNKEKGEYQRHTFRFNGDSYYILMGYDDQKYFILQNDDNYYKDRAFTTEFAKRSQWGSTLASWGLYFRREESTFRSSFFDPEVDQKRTNYAPFVELSRPIGDIIGTLGLRYEIWRQDDAENYNEFMPKLTFQYPLDNGSMWYIAAGRFFAMPSIYELHAQGPWGTVGNPNLKPEKGWNYDLGIKGSDATGNWNVGLFYSDMEDKIIWRNNTYENVDQFKSYGLEIMRQWNIARNWTWGLSGTWMKAQEKKSNEWVNSYGFPEWLFKTSIEHHSGSWTSGLALSYLANRNGYSSSDDYFQTDIFTEWKSGDHTVRLSCYNLFDKEFIYSSSTWDYYGPERSIYLTWRYSF; encoded by the coding sequence GTGATTCACAATAGGAAACTCATAGTATGGTGCATGGTTATGTTGCTTGTCTCTTTCGCAACAGCAGCAGGAGCGGAACAAGTCTATACTGTTCCCGAAGAGACCGTTACTGGAAGTCGTTTGGCAACGAGTCTGGAAGAGGTTCCAGCTCCGACATATGTTATTACCCAAGAGCAAATTGAAAGAAGCGGATCTAGAGATTTAGCAACCATTCTTGAACAAAACGTTCCGGGGATGTATGTAAAACAAAAATCAGGTTTTTCCAATTCCTCACAAGTTACTATTAGAGGTTATGTAACAGAAATTCTAGTGCTCGTAGATGGTGTTCCATATTACAGATCTTCTCACGCAGCTGGAGCTGCCTCAGTAGATTTCCGAAACTTTCCCATTACAAACATAGAGAGAATAGAAGTTGTAAAGGGTGCTGGTTCTGCCATCTATGGTTCTATGGCTGCAGGTGGCGTTATTAATATTATTACTAAAAAAGCCACTCAGGGTGGAACAATAGAGGGGGAAATCGGCTCCAATGACTGGAGAAGATATTATGTTCGTGGAGAAGGTAGTGGAGAAGGTCTTAACGCCGGCATCTGGTACTCTCATAAAGAGGAAGGAGCACATCGCCTTCTAAAAGATACTTTCTCTAACAAAGATTTTAACGCTCTCAAATATAAAGAAGATGCCTACGGTCTCAATCTTTCTGGAAAAAACTGGTTCTTTAAAAGTGAAATAGGCGAATATAAAAATGACTATGAAACACCAGGTTGGCTAACCCCAATCGAAATGAACAAAGAAAAAGGAGAGTACCAACGACACACATTTCGTTTCAACGGAGACAGTTACTATATTTTAATGGGCTATGATGATCAAAAATATTTTATACTGCAAAATGATGACAATTATTACAAAGATCGTGCCTTTACAACTGAATTTGCAAAACGAAGCCAATGGGGATCAACCTTAGCTTCTTGGGGGCTTTATTTCAGACGAGAGGAATCAACCTTCCGTTCTTCCTTTTTTGATCCAGAAGTTGATCAAAAGCGAACAAACTATGCTCCTTTCGTAGAACTCTCCCGTCCGATAGGGGATATTATCGGAACACTTGGTCTCCGCTATGAAATCTGGAGACAAGATGATGCCGAAAATTATAATGAATTTATGCCCAAGCTAACCTTTCAATATCCTCTTGACAACGGAAGTATGTGGTATATAGCTGCAGGACGTTTCTTCGCCATGCCAAGTATCTACGAGCTGCATGCTCAGGGGCCATGGGGAACAGTTGGCAACCCCAATCTCAAACCAGAAAAAGGATGGAATTATGATTTAGGAATAAAGGGATCAGACGCAACGGGAAACTGGAATGTTGGTCTATTTTATTCAGACATGGAAGATAAAATCATCTGGCGTAATAATACCTATGAAAATGTCGACCAATTTAAGTCATATGGTTTGGAAATCATGAGACAATGGAACATCGCCCGTAATTGGACTTGGGGCCTTAGCGGGACATGGATGAAAGCACAAGAAAAGAAAAGTAATGAATGGGTCAACAGTTATGGCTTCCCTGAATGGCTCTTTAAAACATCCATTGAACATCATTCTGGTTCCTGGACATCTGGACTCGCTCTTTCTTATTTGGCAAATAGAAATGGTTATTCTTCTAGTGACGATTATTTCCAGACAGATATTTTTACGGAATGGAAATCTGGAGATCATACAGTTCGCTTAAGCTGCTATAACTTGTTTGATAAAGAATTTATCTATAGCTCTAGCACCTGGGACTACTACGGACCCGAACGAAGCATCTACCTTACATGGAGATATAGTTTTTAG
- a CDS encoding cyclophilin-like fold protein yields MDIRIRSGEIEIDATLNNTKTASRISKILPIKSRANTWGEEIYFTIPLIADLEDGKEVVEAGDLAFWPTGSAFCIFLGPTPASQGDEIRPASAVTVIGKVKGDIQELKKVKNGDPIFIERA; encoded by the coding sequence ATGGACATAAGAATACGCTCAGGAGAAATTGAAATCGATGCAACACTCAATAACACAAAGACTGCTTCTCGTATCTCAAAAATATTGCCAATAAAAAGTAGAGCTAATACATGGGGAGAAGAAATTTATTTTACAATTCCCCTTATTGCAGATTTAGAGGACGGAAAAGAAGTAGTTGAAGCGGGAGATCTTGCTTTTTGGCCTACAGGAAGCGCTTTTTGCATCTTTCTGGGGCCTACACCTGCAAGTCAGGGAGATGAGATTCGACCTGCTAGTGCAGTAACGGTTATAGGAAAGGTCAAAGGAGATATTCAGGAATTAAAAAAGGTGAAGAATGGAGACCCTATCTTTATCGAACGGGCATAA
- a CDS encoding protein-L-isoaspartate(D-aspartate) O-methyltransferase has translation MEFDSWKQFASLMVKTQIESRGIRDVRVLKAMANVPRHLFVSFENQALAYIDAPLPIGENQTISQPYMVARMTELLCVEPGMKILEIGTGSGYQAAVLAEMGAIVFSIERISSLAQKARNVLCNSGYDINVITADGREGYEKEAPYDGIIVTAAADVIEETWREQLSSGGRIVVPLSVDVGIQRLVVLLKAKEGWIDTRYDYCRFVPLIEGTSKEEMEDGRSR, from the coding sequence ATGGAATTCGATAGTTGGAAACAGTTTGCTTCGTTAATGGTAAAGACGCAAATCGAGAGCAGAGGAATACGAGATGTTCGGGTTTTGAAAGCGATGGCAAATGTTCCACGACATCTGTTTGTTTCTTTTGAAAATCAAGCTTTGGCATATATTGACGCACCTCTCCCTATTGGAGAAAATCAAACAATCTCGCAGCCATATATGGTAGCGAGGATGACGGAGCTCCTTTGTGTTGAACCTGGAATGAAAATTTTGGAGATAGGAACAGGCTCGGGGTATCAAGCTGCCGTACTAGCAGAGATGGGAGCCATAGTTTTTTCTATAGAACGCATTTCCTCTCTTGCGCAAAAGGCAAGAAATGTGTTATGTAATTCTGGCTACGATATTAATGTTATTACTGCTGATGGTAGGGAAGGCTACGAGAAAGAGGCTCCTTACGATGGCATTATTGTTACTGCAGCTGCAGATGTAATTGAAGAAACTTGGAGAGAGCAACTTTCATCTGGAGGACGTATTGTTGTTCCATTAAGTGTTGACGTTGGTATTCAACGTTTAGTCGTTTTGTTGAAAGCAAAAGAAGGTTGGATTGATACTCGGTATGATTATTGCCGATTCGTACCTCTAATAGAAGGAACGAGTAAAGAAGAAATGGAAGATGGAAGGAGCCGATGA